Proteins found in one Oncorhynchus mykiss isolate Arlee chromosome 17, USDA_OmykA_1.1, whole genome shotgun sequence genomic segment:
- the LOC110495028 gene encoding myosin heavy chain, fast skeletal muscle-like: MSTDAEMQIYGKAAIYLRKPERERIEAQTAPFDSKNSCYVTDKVELYLKGLVTARADGKCTVTVTKPDGTKEEGKEFKDADIYEMNPPKYDKIEDMAMMTYLNEASVLYNLKERYAAWMIYTYSGLFCATVNPYKWLPVYDAEVVNAYRGKKRMEAPPHIFSVSDNAFQFMMIDKENQSVLITGESGAGKTVNTKRVIQYFATIAVSGAKKEAEPGKMQGSLEDQIIAANPLLESYGNAKTVRNDNSSRFGKFIRIHFQAGKLAKADIETYLLEKSRVSFQLPDERGYHIFFQMMTGHKPELVEMALITTNPYDFPMCSQGQITVASINDNEELDATDDAITILGFTNEEKIGIYKLTGAVLHHGNLKFKQKQREEQAEPDGTEVADKIAYLLGLNSAEMLKALCYPRVKVGNEYVTKGQTVPQVNNSVSALAKSIYERMFLWMVIRINEMLDTKNPRQFYIGVLDIAGFEIFDYNSMEQLCINFTNEKLQQFFNHTMFVLEQEEYKKEGIVWAFIDFGMDLAACIELIEKPLGIFSILEEECMFPKSSDTTFKDKLYAQHLGKTNAFEKPKPAKGKAEAHFSLVHYAGTVDYNITGWLEKNKDPLNDSVCQLYQKSGVKILAALYPPPPPEDKAKKGGKKKGGSMQTVSSQFRENLHKLMTNLRSTHPHFVRCLIPNESKTPGLMENFLVIHQLRCNGVLEGIRICRKGFPSRIIYADFKQRYKVLNASVIPEGQFMDNKKASEKLLGSIDVNHEDYKFGHTKVFFKAGLLGVLEEMRDEKLATLVGMVQALSRGFLMRREFSKMMERRESIYAIQYNIRSFMNVKTWPWMKLYFKIKPLLQSAETEKELANMKENYDKMTADLAKALSTKKQMEEKLVALTQEKNDLALQVASEGESLNDAEERCEGLIKSKIQQEAKLKETTERLEDEEEINAELTAKKRKLEDECSELKKDIDDLELTLAKVEKEKHATENKVKNLTEEMASMDESVAKLTKEKKALQEAHQQTLDDLQAEEDKVNTLTKAKTKLEQQVDDLEGSLEQEKKLRMDLERSKRKLEGDLKLAQESIMDLENDKQQADEKIKKKEFETTQLLSKVEDEQSLGAQLQKKIKELQARIEELEEEIEAERAARAKVEKQRADLSRELEEISERLEEAGGATAAQIEMNKKREAEFQKLRRDLEESTLQHEATAAALRKKQADSVAELGEQIDNLQRVKQKLEKEKSEYKMEIDDLSSNMEAVAKAKGNLEKMCRTLEDQLSELKTKNDENVRQVNDISGQRARLLTENGEFGRQLEEKEALVSQLTRGKQAFTQQVEELKRAIEEEVKAKNALAHGVQSARHDCDLLREQFEEEQEAKAELQRGMSKANSEVAQWRTKYETDAIQRTEELEEAKKKLAQRLQDAEETIEATNSKCASLEKTKQRLQGEVEDLMIDVERANALAANLDKKQRNFDKVLAEWKQKYEEGQAELEGAQKEARSMSTELFKMKNSYEEALDHLETLKRENKNLQQEISDLTEQIGETGKSIHELEKAKKTVETEKSEIQTALEEAEGTLEHEESKILRVQLELNQIKGEVDRKIAEKDEEMEQIKRNSQRVVDSMQSTLDSEVRSRNDALRVKKKMEGDLNEMEIQLSHSNRQAAEAQKQLRNVQGQLKDAQLHLDDAVRVAEDMKEQAAMVERRNGLMVAEIEELRVALEQTERGRKVAETELVDASERVGLLHSQNTSLLNTKKKLETDLVQVQGEVDDIVQEARNAEEKAKKAITDAAMMAEELKKEQDTSSHLERMKKNLEVTVKDLQHRLDEAENLAMKGGKKQLQKLESRVRELETEVEAEQRRGVDAVKGVRKYERRVKELTYQTEEDKKNVNRLQDLVDKLQMKVKAYKRHAEESEEAANQHMSKFRKVQHELEEAEERADIAETQVNKLRAKTRDSGKGKEVAE, from the exons ATGAGTACGGACGCGGAGATGCAAATCTACGGCAAGGCTGCCATATACCTCCGTAAGCCTGAGAGGGAAAGGATTGAGGCACAAACCGCACCCTTTGATTCAAAGAACTCCTGCTATGTGACAGACAAGGTGGAGCTGTACCTTAAGGGTTTAGTCACTGCCAGGGCCGACGGGAAGTGTACTGTAACAGTCACGAAACCTGACGGCACTAAGGAG GAAGGAAAAGAGTTCAAAGATGCAGACATCTATGAGATGAACCCCCCTAAGTACGACAAGATTGAGGACATGGCCATGATGACCTACCTGAATGAAGCCTCTGTGTTGTATAACCTCAAAGAGCGTTATGCAGCATGGATGATCTAC ACCTACTCGGGGCTCTTCTGTGCCACGGTGAACCCCTACAAGTGGCTCCCTGTGTACGACGCAGAGGTTGTCAACGCCtacagagggaagaagaggatggAGGCTCCACCCCATATCTTCTCCGTCTCTGACAACGCCTTTCAGTTCATGATGATTG ataaggAGAACCAGTCCGTCCTGATTAC CGGAGAATCCGGTGCAGGAAAGACTGTCAACACCAAGCGTGTCATCCAGTACTTTGCCACCATTGCAGTGTCTGGGGCCAAGAAGGAAGCAGAACCTGGCAAAATGCAG GGGTCTCTTGAGGATCAGATCATTGCAGCTAACCCTCTGCTGGAGTCTTACGGTAATGCCAAGACAGTGAGGAACGACAACTCGTCTCGCTTT GGTAAATTCATCAGGATTCACTTCCAAGCTGGTAAACTGGCTAAAGCTGACATTGAAACCT acCTGCTGGAGAAGTCCAGAGTCTCCTTCCAGCTGCCCGATGAGAGAGGCTACCACATCTTCTTCCAGATGATGACAGGCCACAAACCTGAGCTAGTTG AAATGGCGCTCATCACCACCAACCCCTACGACTTCCCCATGTGCAGCCAGGGTCAGATCACCGTGGCAAGCATCAACGACAATGAAGAGTTGGATGCCACAGAT GATGCCATTACCATCCTGGGCTTCACTAATGAAGAGAAGATTGGCATCTACAAGCTGACAGGAGCTGTATTGCACCATGGAAACTTGAAATTCAAGCAAAAGCAGCGTGAGGAGCAGGCCGAGCCAGACGGCACAGAGG TGGCTGATAAAATCGCCTACCTGCTGGGCCTGAACTCAGCTGAGATGTTGAAGGCTCTGTGCTACCCAAGAGTGAAGGTCGGCAACGAGTATGTGACCAAGGGACAGACTGTGCCTCAG GTTAATAACTCAGTCAGTGCTCTGGCCAAGTCCATCTATGAGAGGATGTTCTTGTGGATGGTCATCCGTATCAATGAGATGTTGGACACCAAGAATCCAAGGCAGTTCTATATCGGTGTGCTTGACATTGCCGGGTTTGAGATCTTTGAT TACAACAGCATGGAGCAGCTGTGCATCAACTTCACCAATGAGAAACTGCAacagtttttcaaccacaccatgtTCGTCCTGGAGCAAGAGGAGTACAAGAAGGAGGGAATCGTCTGGGCCTTCATTGACTTCGGCATGGACTTGGCTGCCTGCATTGAGCTTATTGAGAAG CCATTGGGCATCTTCTCCATCCTTGAAGAGGAGTGCATGTTCCCCAAGTCTTCAGACACTACCTTCAAGGACAAGCTGTACGCCCAGCATCTTGGCAAAACAAATGCGTTTGAGAAGCCCAAGCCTGCCAAAGGCAAGGCAGAGGCCCACTTCTCCCTGGTGCACTACGCCGGAACTGTGGACTACAACATCACTGGCTGGCTGGAGAAGAACAAGGACCCCCTGAACGACTCAGTTTGTCAGCTGTACCAGAAGTCTGGAGTCAAAATTCTGGCTGCCCtgtatccccctccccctcctgagG ATAAAGCCAAGAAAGGAGGCAAGAAGAAGGGTGGTTCCATGCAGACTGTGTCCTCCCAGTTCAGG GAGAACTTACATAAGCTGATGACCAACTTGAGGAGCACTCATCCTCACTTTGTGCGCTGCCTGATCCCCAACGAGTCAAAGACTCCAG GTCTGATGGAGAACTTCCTGGTTATCCACCAGCTCAGGTGTAATGGTGTACTGGAGGGTATCAGGATCTGCAGAAAGGGCTTCCCCAGCAGAATCATCTATGCTGACTTCAAACAGAG GTACAAAGTACTGAATGCCAGTGTCATCCCTGAGGGCCAGTTCATGGACAACAAGAAGGCTTCTGAGAAGCTGCTTGGgtccattgatgtgaatcacgaggattacaagtttggacacaccaag GTGTTCTTCAAAGCCGGTCTGCTGGGTgtcctggaggagatgagagatgagaagcTGGCCACTCTGGTCGGCATGGTCCAGGCTCTCAGCCGTGGATTCCTCATGAGGAGAGAGTTTAGcaagatgatggagaggag AGAATCAATTTATGCCATCCAGTACAACATCCGCTCATTCATGAATGTCAAAACCTGGCCATGGATGAAGTTGTACTTCAAGATCAAGCCCCTGCTGCAGAGCGCTGAGACTGAGAAGGAGCTGGCCAACATGAAGGAGAACTATGACAAGATGACGGCAGACCTGGCCAAGGCTCTGTCCACAAAGAAGCAAATGGAGGAGAAGCTGGTGGCCTTGACGCAGGAGAAGAACGACCTGGCGCTCCAAGTCGCATCT GAAGGAGAGAGTCTGAACGATGCTGAGGAAAGGTGTGAGGGGCTCATCAAGAGCAAGATCCAGCAGGAGGCCAAACTCAAAGAGACGACCGAGaggctggaggatgaggaggagatcaATGCTGAGTTGACTGCTAAGAAGAGGAAGCTGGAGGATGagtgctctgagctgaagaaggaCATTGATGACCTGGAGCTCACCCTGGCCAAAGTGGAGAAGGAGAAGCACGCCACTGAAAACAAG GTTAAAAACCTGACAGAGGAGATGGCGTCTATGGATGAGAGTGTTGCCAAGCTGACCAAGGAGAAGAAAGCCCTCCAAGAGGCCCACCAGCAGACACTGGATgacctgcaggcagaggaggacaAAGTCAACACTCTGACCAAGGCCAAGACCAAGCTGGAACAGCAAGTGGACGAC CTTGAGGGTTCTCTGGAGCAAGAGAAGAAGCTCCGTATGGACCTTGAGAGATCCAAGAGAAAGCTGGAGGGAGATCTGAAACTGGCCCAGGAGTCCATAATGGACCTGGAGAATGACAAGCAGCAAGCTGATGAGAAAATCAAGAA GAAGGAGTTTGAGACCACCCAGCTCCTCAGCAAGGTTGAGGATGAGCAGTCTCTGGGAGCTCAGCTGCAGAAGAAGATCAAGGAACTCcag GCCCGTattgaggagctggaggaggaaatTGAGGCTGAGCGTGCTGCCAGGGCTAAGGTTGAGAAGCAGAGGGCCGATCTCTCCAGGGAACTTGAGGAGATCAGCGAGAGGCTGGAGGAGGCCGGAGGCGCCACTGCTGCTCAGATTGAGATGAACAAGAAGCGTGAGGCTGAGTTCCAGAAGCTGCGTCGTGATCTCGAAGAGTCCACTCTGCAGCATGAGGCCACAGCCGCCGCTCTGCGCAAGAAGCAGGCCGACAGTGTGGCTGAGCTCGGGGAGCAGATCGACAACCTGCAGCGCGTCAAGCagaagctggagaaggagaagagcgaATACAAGATGGAGATTGATGACCTCTCTAGCAACATGGAGGCCGTCGCCAAGGCTAAG GGCAATCTGGAGAAGATGTGCCGTACTCTTGAGGACCAGCTGAGTGAGCTCAAGACTAAGAATGATGAGAATGTTCGCCAAGTCAACGACATCAGCGGACAGAGAGCCAGACTCCTGACAGAAAATG GTGAGTTTGGCCgccagctggaggagaaggaaGCCCTGGTGTCTCAGCTGACCAGAGGAAAACAGGCCTTCACCCagcaggtggaggagctgaagaggGCGATTGAGGAGGAGGTCAAG gcTAAAAACGCACTGGCCCACGGTGTTCAGTCTGCCCGCCATGACTGTGACCTCCTGAGGGAGCAGtttgaggaggagcaggaggccaAGGCAGAGCTGCAACGCGGCATGTCCAAGGCCAACAGTGAGGTGGCTCAGTGGAGGACTAAGTATGAAACTGATGCTATCCAGCGcacagaggagctggaggaggccaA GAAGAAGCTGGCCCAGCGTCTGCAGGATGCTGAGGAGACCATTGAGGCGACCAACTCCAAGTGCGCCTCCCTGGAGAAGACCAAGCAGAGGctgcagggagaggtggaggacctCATGATTGATGTTGAGAGAGCCAACGCATTGGCCGCCAACCTCGACAAGAAGCAGAGGAACTTTGACAAG GTTCTGGCAGAGTGGAAGCAGAAGTATGAGGAGGGCCAGGCTGAGCTGGAAGGAGCTCAGAAGGAGGCTCGCTCTATGAGCACTGAACTCTTCAAGATGAAGAACTCCTACGAGGAGGCTCTGGATCATCTGGAGACTCTGAAGAGAGAAAACAAGAACCTGCAAC aggagATCTCTGACCTGACTGAGCAGATCGGAGAGACTGGCAAGAGCATCCATGAGCTGGAGAAGGCCAAGAAGACCGTGGAGACAGAGAAGTCTGAGATCCAGACCGCTCTGGAGGAGGCTGAG GGAACACTGGAGCACGAGGAATCCAAGATTCTGCGTGTGCAGCTGGAGCTGAACCAGATCAAGGGTGAGGTGGACAGGAAGATTGCTGAGAAGGACGAGGAGATGGAGCAGATCAAGAGGAACAGCCAGAGGGTGGTTGACTCCATGCAGAGCACCCTGGACTCTGAGGTCAGGAGCAGGAATGACGCCCTGAGggtgaagaagaagatggagggagacctGAACGAGATGGAGATCCAGCTGAGCCACTCCAACAGGCAGGCCGCTGAGGCCCAGAAACAGCTGAGGAATGTCCAGGGACAGCTCAAG GATGCCCAATTGCACCTTGATGACGCTGTCCGTGTCGCAGAAGACATGAAGGAGCAGGCAGCCATGGTGGAGCGCAGAAACGGCCTGATGGTGGCTGAAATCGAGGAGCTGAGAGTTGCtctggagcagacagagagaggccgcAAAGTGGCAGAGACTGAGCTGGTAGACGCCAGCGAGCGTGTTGGACTACTGCACTCCCAG AACACCAGCCTTCTGAACACCAAGAAGAAGCTGGAGACTGACCTCGTGCAGGTGCAGGGAGAGGTAGACGACATCGTCCAGGAGGCCAGGAATGCAGAGGAGAAGGCCAAGAAGGCAATCACTGAT GCGGCCATGATGGCtgaggagctgaagaaggagcaggacaccagctctcacctggagaggatgaagaagaacctGGAGGTCACAGTCAAGGACCTGCAGCACCGCCTGGATGAGGCTGAGAATCTGGCCATGAAGGGAGGCAAGAAGCAGCTCCAGAAACTGGAGTCCAGG GTGCGTGAGCTTGAGACTGAGGTGGAGGCCGAGCAGAGAAGAGGTGTAGATGCAGTCAAGGGAGTCCGCAAGTATGAGCGCAGAGTCAAGGAGCTCACTTACCAG ACTGAGGAGGATAAGAAGAACGTTAACAGACTTCAGGACTTGGTAGATAAGCTGCAGATGAAAGTGAAGGCCTACAAGAGGCACGCTGAGGAATCG GAGGAAGCAGCAAACCAGCACATGTCTAAGTTCAGGAAGGTTCAGCATGAGCTGGAGGAGGCTGAGGAGCGTGCTGACATCGCTGAGACTCAGGTCAACAAGCTCAGAGCCAAGACCCGTGACTCTGGAAAG GGAAAAGAAGTTGCTGAATAA